gagtgtgtcatacagcaaaatataaattgaatttttagtaCTAGACGGAACGGGAGCTTCAGAGCAAGAGgagataaaatatatagtttaaaaaagtaaagatagcATGTTTGCACCCTAAACCGTGGGGCGTAAACGCCCAGGGTTCAAGTCACCCTAAGAGCTGTGTGCAGGGGCTTTTAATCTCTGGAATGAGACTAAGTGGCGGGGGGAAAAGTGCTGGCACGGAAGGAGCTGGGCGATAGTTATCCTTCGGcaacacaagattttttttttttttactttatttatttttaattgaagtacagttgatttacaatagtatattagtttcaggtgtacagcaaagtgattccgttacacatatatatgtatatacctatattccttttttttctattcttttccattatagattattacaagatattgaatatagttccctgtgctctacagtaggtccttgttgtttatctatgttatatatggtagtgtgcatctgttaatcccaacacTGGAGTTTTGAAGAGTAGAGTTCCTTCTCGGGGATGCAAGGGCAATTTCAACAGTGTCAGCTGGGGCCAGGGGTTTACTGGGGAGACTAGGCCTCTGGAGGAAGCTGTATGCCACAATAGAGCCTTCAGGCAGCTTCAGCAGTCCTGGGAAATGGAAGGGAAGTTCATGGTCTGTGTGACTCCAAACTGGAATCCCTGTGGGTCAAAGGAGGCCCAGGACTGGCCAGAGAGCaagctgggggggaggggggggattGGGCGGGTGCCTGAAGATGACCTCTCACCCCACGATGCGATGCCTTTGCCCGGCTCACTCCCCTGCAGGAGAAAGTGGGCTCCTGCAGGGGGAGGAGTGCACAGCCCgatgggggcggggcggggggggaggcgGGGATGGCGGGTGTTCCAGGGAAGAACAGGCCCCAGGGGAGGGAAGCGAGCCCCGCCTGGTAGCCAGGTTTGCTGATATGAACTTGGGATGTGGGAGGTGGAACACGAGCTGTCACCTTCTAGGACACACAGGGACACGCATGACCACCTCCTTTTGCAAAGCACAGACTTCCGGGGACGGCCCCAAAAGGGGGACAGAGCTCGCCTGGAGCCATGACACCATTGCTCCGCTCCGAGCTTCAGGCTGGACGTTTAAGTCTATGGTGAGGCTTTGAAAAGCTGGGCTGTCAAGCGAGAGCAAAGGATTTCTCAGAACccacaaaatgacatttttttttttttaacatcaaagcTTGGAGGCGTAACTGGAAAGTAAATCATACAGCAAATCGCCAGGGGACAACAGTTATAACGTAAAGGTCACTGCCACCTAAGAGAGAAAGCCCCCTGGGGCCGGGAGACGTGAGGAcctgaggtggggagggcagagacccttcctcctgcccccacgTGCCCCTGGGGAGGGCGGAGGGGGCAGAGTCACTGCAGACGTTGCTTACCCTGAGAGCACTCCGCTTTGGCCTTGAGAGCGACTGAGACGGTAATATTTAAAACCGACCGAAAACTTACTGCATTGGACTGAACACCCTGCAGAGGGCCAGGAGAGATGTGCGCTCCATGCAGTTTTCAGGCTCCAGGGCCACGGGGAAGCAGGAACTAGAGAAGAGGGAATTGCATTTCTGTACATGTGGGACACAGGGTGTGGATTTTGAGACCCCAGGCCCAGCTCTTACTGCAGAAGCTGACGATTCTCAGCCTGGGTATGTGGAGCTCCTTTGCATACGCTGTGAGCGCCACGTACCGGGGCACAGGTGGCAGGTGACGACCAGGACAGCCAGTAAGGGAAGAGTGCAGTGTTCCGGGCTGGGGGGATACAGCCTCCAGGATCCTATGGCGGAGGGACTGGGGGTCTGCGAGGGGGTGACGGGGCATCGGCCAGGGCCTCCTCCCTCCGTGAAGCTGCCCTGAGGTCTAACCGCCACCGGGCGTTGCCCTTTCATGGGCGTCTCAACGTAAAAAGAAACTCAACCAGGTAAGTCTGGAGGGTTACAAGTAAAAACGTATTCACTGTACTCAGTCCACCCCTCTCGTTATGCCTTGTGTAATTTCCAAGAGAACTTTACGCAGCTGTAAATGCACATCCTGGTCCCCCTTTCTCCACAAATGGGAGTGTCCTCTGCATGCTGTGCTGAGCCTCGACCTATCGGAGACCTTCCATGTCAGCGTGGAGGGCTTCATGGCTCTGCTCCGGGGCTGCCTGGTATCCCACTTCGTGATCGGCTGggccataattatttttatcattcccCAGAGTGGTGGGCGCTGAGTGTTTTTCAACTTGTTTCTAAAGTGAGCAATGCTGCAACGAGATGGATAAGCTTGAACACCTTCACTTTTCAGGGGTGAGGTCCGTCTGCAGGATCAGTTGCCAGGAGAGAGTGGCTGGATTTAGAGAATGTGTGCATTTGTAACTTTGATAGATATTAATAAGCTGCTCTCCAAAAAAATTGTACccgtttacactcccaccagctaTTATAAGGAGGGCATTTTTAGCTCAACAGAACCAAAGTTTTGAACCTTTCTTCCAGGCCTGCCCCTCCTTCGTTCGTTTGCTCAGGTCTGAAAGCAGGAGGCCCCATCTTGCCCCCCCATGAGGAAGCCCGGGCAGTGATTCTCCGAAGACAATCTGTCCCTTCTTCTCGCCTTCTCTCCTACCACACCTGCCCTGCTCACCTGGACACCTGTGTGAGCCACCTGACTCACTTCCTCTCTTGTATCTTCCGCCACCTCTTCTCCACACGCAAGCAGCGGGGCCATGCTACACCCATCTCCGCAGGCAGGCTCCTGACCGCCTCCCGCAGACCCCCAAAACAGAGCAATTCCCACTGCGGGGTCGTCTGTTTTGCATACccgtttgtgaccacctagaggggcgggatagggagggtgggagagagggagacccacgagggaagagatatggggacatatgtatatgtataactgattcactttgttgtaaagcaggaactaagacaccattgtaaagcaattatactccaataaatatgttaaaaaaaaaacaaacaaaaaaacacctggTGCTGGTGAAGAGTCTGCTCTGCTACCGCAACTCCCGGCCCCCTGGAGTCCAGGACAAGGTCTCTGGCCCAGGTGAAGGTTCAGAGCATTGTTGCCGGGTTTTGCCCAGAGGCCTCAGAGACCCACCCAGGGGGCTTCCTGCATCCCACTCTGCCCTGATACACACataccaccccacccccgggctTACTCGGGCCTCTTCtctggagaaagagaaacacagcGGCCTCTGCAAGCTGAGggtgtggaggagagagaaagaaaggacaggAAGGCCTCAGGGCCAGGGTGAGGGTGAGTTAAGCTGGAGTTCACTTTAGCAGTTGTTCTGTTCAGGGGAGGAGAAGGCAGCTAAAGTGATGAGTGGTCCCCGCGGGCACCACAGGGCTCAATGCCACGCACGCCTCTAGGCTGGTGACAAGTGGGCAGGCCTCGTGACAAGCAATGTGCACCGTCCTGTCCTGTCTGTGAGCAAAGCCACGGGCCTTGCCCTCCGGGAGGGCAGAGCGCTTCTCTGCGTGTGTGCGGGCGCTGCACACAGGAGGCTGAGATCCCACTGGGCCCCCATAACGCGTGGCTCAAGTTCCTCTAAATATGCCATCCAGAGAATAAGCAAAGGTTTGGAAGATTCACCTGAGAGGCTCAGGTACAGTGTCTGCTTTCCAAGTTCCCACAGCAAATGGGCATCCAGCTCTGACCCACCGGGCTGAGCTGGGGCCGGGCTCAGACGTGCTAGGATGCAGCCCTAAGTCCAGGCAGTAAGCTCTGCTAAGTGCCTGCACCTGGGACGTGGCCGGGCACGGGCGGGGGCGTGTGGACAGGTGACACCGACAGCAGCACTCCTTCCTGCGGACCCTCCCCGCAGACCCTCGCAGGGGCCGGCGAGCAGGCATgctggggcagggtcctggcagCTGGCCTGGCCCCCTGCGCTGGGATGATGTCCTGGAGAGCAGGGGTGTGGGCCGACCTCCAGGAGACTAAGGCATCTCTAAGCCCTTTTAGTGTATTTCCCGCTCGCAGGTGTTTTTGCTTCAGTCACAAATGACAATGCGGTCTCTGATTACCTAGTAACTAAGATAGGCTTTAAATAAACACGGGTTTATCCAGTCCACAGGAGAGACCAACATGGCAGGACAGGAGCCCTTGCCTGGAGAGGTAGGGGCACGGTATACGGACATGCATCCCTGGAGCCTGGAGCGGGTCCAGCATCACGGAAACCCTTTACGACATTGAGAGTGTGTTGAATTTCACTTCAAGGTCCTTCCCCCCAGTCTCGGGGTCGCCTGAAGGGGGAAATTCTGAAAAATCTGAGCTGCTGATCATTTCCCTGACCAAGGCGTCACAGAAATGGATGGCCCTCATGCTGCGGCACCTGTCTCCCTGGCTGTTCTCCTTAATCACCTGGAAACAGAGCTGTCTTACAAGACGCCGGCAGCTCCACTGTCTCTGGCAGAGAATTATTCCAGAATCCTTTATGGTGTGGCCAAAGAAACGTAAGAAGCCTTTACTAGAGGTGGCACAAGAGGCTCAGGAAGGGGGCTCTGAGATCCGGTGTCTAGGGCGGGGCAGGGGATACACAGGACAGGGACAGATAGGACAGGGAAGGGGGCACCTGCAGCTCCTGACCCGGCCCGTGGACCCTGCCGGCCGTTTGTTCCCAGCCACCCCTCGCAGCCCTCACAGTCGCCCGTCATCCGAGTCACTGAGGAACCGGGGCAAAGAGgccctgcccaaggtcaccccaGGCAAATCTGGGAGTCCAACCCACATGCCCCCAACTTCAGTGTCTGCACAATCCCTGTAGACCATATGCAGGATTCTCTCGACAGAAAGTATGCGGAGGCAAGTGAACGTTCCTGGAATTGGGGGTCGTGTGAAAACTCAGGCCACAGGCTTCTAACCACACCTATTAACCCCAGACCCCATGACTCCACGGTGAAGCCCTTAGAAGCCCCGGGCCTTCGCGCGGCCACTCAGATTTCTATTAAACTGCCGTCCCAGAACATCATCTCTTCTCAAACGCGACAGCCTATTTGTAGAGTTCGGCAGGGCAAGGAATTTCATTAATGTGATGTCTGGTTTTGCAACTGTTTTCCAAGACCAGCTGCCAGGAAGGATGGAGACAGAGGCATCCTtgccctggaggaggggcagaCATCCACTGTGAGCGCGCCCCTGTCGGGGGTCAGAGCCACCCAGCTCCGTCTGGATGAAATCCAGCCCTTCTGCTTTTGTACGTAGAGTTGGATGGGGGCACAGCCTCGCTGTTTGGTTCACACGGCATCGTGGCTGCTTTTGCTCTACAACCCAAAGCTGAGGAGCTGCAACACAGACTACACGTCCCACGAAGCCGAGAAGATCTACTATCTGGTTCTTTACAGacaaagtttgccaaccctgctCTAAATCAAAATGGGAGGCTGTGAGGAAGCTGTCCGTGCAACACGGACCATTGTGATGCGCTAAGCTCTCTGCCGACTACAGAGCACCGCGACTCTCTGATTTAGGAGGTGACTGAAGATCACCCCGTGCCCTCTCCCCACAGCAAAGCCTGCGCTGCCTGCCACCTCCTGGACCGGTTTGGTATCTTGCGCTCTTTTGCCATAAAGCCACCCTCATTGTGATGCGCTAAGCTCTCTGCCGACTACAGAGCACCGCGACTCTGATTTAGGAGGTGACTGAAGATCACCCCGTGCCCTCTCCCCACAGCAAAGCCTGCGCTGCCTGCCACCTCCTGGACCGGTTTGGTATCTTGCGCTCTTTTGCCATAAAGccaccctctctctcccaccGGGGTCTCCCCCGTGCATTAAGCAGAGAGCGCCTGCCTCCGCCCAAACCCGGCTCAGCCTCAGAGGTCCTGCTGCGCTACAGGAtcccctgggaggggagagggctctGTGACAGTTTGCCCTCAGGGTGTGCCCCGTTTCCGTCTAACAGAGAGGTTCCCAGGAAAGCAGGCGGAGGCCAAGGTCCACTTAGCCCAGAGCTGCCACACTGGCTCCTTTTGACTGGCACCTGCATCTCACCTCTCCCCATCCATCACTGACCCCCGAGTCTGCTGGCCCGAGGACAGCCATGCCTTACCTCTACCGGGCCCCAGGGCCTcaggagccccccacccccaaggatGCCCGCATCACCCACTCCTCGGGCCAGAGCTTGGAGGAGCTGAGGCAGGCGTGTCTGCAGAAGGGCGTTCTGTTTGAGGATGCAGACTTCCCAGCCAACAGCTCCTCTCTCTTCTACAGCGAGAGGCCCCAGACCCCCTTCGTGTGGAAAAGGCCGGGGGTGAGTgctgccagggcaggtgggcaACAGACAGGGGGTGTGCAGCTGAGCAGCCCAGGAGGGGCCATCAAGGAAAGGATGGGCTGGGAGGCGTGGGCTATGCACAAACCGGACTTAGGCACATCTCCTGAGTCCCCTAGAAGGTATGCGGTTTGAAGGCAGGAATGATGCTCGGGGGGGCAGCTGGCTGCTCTGGGTGGTGGCCAGGGTGTCTGGCTGCACCCGGCCCCCGGCTCCATGATTCCCCGCCGAGGCCCGGGACTCAGGATCAGAGAGGGTCTTGTCATAGGTGGTGAGTGGAAGCCAAAGCCTTATCCGGAAGTGTCAGCTGACATGTCCCACCAGAGCCCAAGGGCAAACACGCAGAAACGGGTGGGAGGTTGCTCCCCGCAGATCCCTTGCGCTAACGCTGAGACACTGCGCCCGAGGTGCTCTGGGGCTTCTGGCCAGAGCCTAGAACGCTCAGAGTGGACGGCAGCTCACTCGGCGAGCGCTCAGGACCTGTGCCATAGACAGGAGGCATGTGAAGTACAGATTCTCTCCCCAAACCATCTCCCTTCCTGGGGGGCAGCCACCATCCGTGTCCCCGCAGGCCCCCTGCCACCAGCAGTCTGGAGGTGATGGACCCACGTGGCACCAGCTGGTGCCTGGGACCAGGAATCAATATTTGCCGGGCTGGATTAGTCCGGGCCCGACCTCTGACCGGGCGCCGGCTGGCTCTCCTTCCGCCAGGGAGGCTGCTGGTCTGGGAGTGGATCCTGTGGGGACAGGACGCTGTGGGCAAGGCTAAGGGTGCCCGACCTAAAGGGGAGACCCTGAGTGCTGGTGCCACCCTGCCGCTAACGTGACCCCTGACCGTGGTcccaggcctcagtctccccacctgtAAGGTGGGAACAATTAACGACCAACGTAGGTCCGACGTCTGGCACACGGAAGTTGCTCAGCAAGTGACGGCTGTTgctctgattgcggtggctttcACTGCAACAGCTCTGAATCTCATCTCACCGTGAGCACCGCATCGACCTCACCATCTCCCCACATTCAAATAATGTcgatattgtaaatatataacGTGTCTACtttaaacaagcaaacacacacgAAAACATCCGGCCTCTTCAGGGCCGGGCCCAAAGCACCCATGAGCTGTTATTTACACAGTggtaagctctttttttttaaattaattaattaattaatctatttattcattttggctgcgccgggtcttagtcgcggcacaCGGGAtattcgttgcagcacgcgggctcctcAGTTGCGGCACGTGTGCGGGAACTAGTTCccggagtgcagagtcttacccactggatgccagggaagtcccacgcgGTGGTTAGCCCTTTATCGCTACTTCCCGTtgtagactgtgtgtgtgtatgtgtgtgcgtgtgagcgCACATCTATATGCCATGCTGCCCTGGTTCCGGCGTAAGCCGCTTCTGGTTGTCCAGTATTTTCCTAAGTCTGACAAGGCTATCACGGAATGGCTCAGCCTTTCTTCTGAGAAATTCCAGTCACTTCCTTTcgtcctaactggtctccctgcttgcAGCCGCAGCCCGTCAGGCCACCCCTACTGCCACCAGGGACCTTGCCATGCCCTGCTCGGCGCCCTCAGTGGGCTCAGCATTAGCCAGGAGTGAGGCCCAGGCTCCCACACAGCCCCTGTCCCCGGGCTGCTCTGCACCCGCCGCCCCTCCCCGCGGTTGGACCCTCCCACCGGGACGCCCCGTCGATCTGGGAGGCCCTCCTCTGCTTGGGGAATTTGGGCTTTTGCTCAGGGGGCCTCGCCCACCAGGCCTTCCTGGCTCCCTGAAGCACTGTCGGCCGTCCTATTTCAGCGCTCATGCTGTTTTAATGTAATGACCTGCCTGTGTCCCTCCTCGGTGCCCAAGTCTTCTGAGAGGCAGGCCCTCGTTCATCCCATACCCCACTGCACTCTCAGCTTCCAGCACCTTCTGTCTCACCTTCTAAACAATGATATCAGCCAACAGTTACTGTGACCCGCCAACACTGACTGTTGCAGGATTATCTCACTTACCCCCAAACAGCCCTAAGATCCAGGCATTGTCATCATCCCCGTTCTACCGAAGGAGAAGCTGGCGCCGGACGGTTCGCGCGCGCAGGCAGTTCATGACCGAGCCGGGCACCGCCCCAGAGCTTCGGCCGCTGGTATGACTGGAACCCAACGCCGTCACCCCCGTCCAGGAGGGCGCCCACCCTCCAGCCTACGTGGTCACCCCCTGGCTTCAGGTGTCATTCTGGAGCCTACAGCTCGCCTGCTCTTTGCCAAAGTTTCAATTGCTCCACGATAAGGGCGTGCGGGCTGGAGACTGTCTTTGTCCCCTCCTGGAACGAGGGCCCCCGGGACCCCCCAAGGGATTCCAGTGCCCCAGACCTCGGCTCTGGGAGGTGCTCACCTTAACATTGAGCTGCTCAGTGTCGCCCTGAATGATGGGCGAGGCTCCCACCCAAAGGCCTGACACCTCGGGCCCCTCCACGCTCCGCTTTGACGTATCCTAACTGGGCAGCTGTCCTTCCTGCATTCACTTTCAGAACCCGTTCTGCCCTTTGCTTGGTCTGCGGCTGAGTTCACCCCCTCTGTCTTCACTCCCAGAAACACAGTCTGCGTGTCTCCTActcagggagggcaggggctttgCGTCCCGTCTTACACACGTCTGTGACATCAGAAGCAAGGACCTGGGTGGGGGTTGAGGTTGCTCCGGCAGGACAGAGCCCGGGGTCCCCGGGATGGGGTCAGCCAGGGCAGCAGGCCTACGGGAAGAGCCGCGGCGTCCCTCTGGGAGCCTCCGTGGCTCGGGCGCCGTCTGCCTTTCTCCTCAGCCCTCACTTGCCGCGTGTCCCAGCAGCGACTGCCCGGCCGTCCAGTGGGAACGTGGGGCGGGCGCTCTGCCAGCACCACCTTCTTGGCAAACACAGCCCTGCCTGGGGGCCGGGGAGTGCTGCACGAGAGCAACCAGAGCCAGGAAAGTCACGGGACATCCGGGGGTGCGGGAGAGGCACCCCGTCCCCCCGGGAGCCCAGGGCTAGGAGGCACCGAGCGGGAGCccgggcctggggctggggtaaGCAGGGGAGGTCGCCCGGCGGGGAGCCCGCCCCAGGCCTCGCGGGGAGGGCTGTGGATCTGGCGGGGCGTCTCCGGCCTGATGCGGACACAGCCAGGGTGCAGTGCAGCCGAGGGCCTGCCTTCTGCGCCTGTAGCCCGAGCCCCTCAACTCACGAGCGCCTCGGCTTCCCTTCGCCCCCCGACTCCCTGTCTGCCTGCTTCCATGCAATTCCCTCCTGACTCTTCGGCCTCCTGAAGGCCCCGGCCCCCCCTCGAGCCTGGGCTGACGGCCCCTGGCAGCCTGCGTGCACCACAGCACGTGGTCGAGACCTCCCTGCACAGCGGGGCTCCCTTTggggctgccctgcccccagagGCCATAGCGCTCCAGGTCCCCCCGTGCCTCAACTGCCCTGGGCACACGGCCGAGATCAGCGCACAGCCGTGGATCgcagggcccagcctctccaACCTTGTTAGAAATGCGGCTTTTCCCTTTTACAATGAAGTACTTAATAGAGAAAAATCTGTGTGTTTGGCTGAGCCCCTAATGAGGTACAAGGTGAACCGTACAGGCCCTGAAAGCAAACATTCCTGGACGCTCGGTCCCAAGTCCTCCAGGGAAACCAGCTGCTGGTGCCCAGCCCGGCCTCCCTCCCCGGGTCCCCACGCCGCCGTCTGGGGTCACCTCAGGTCTGTGGAGACCCCTCTGATCCTCCCTTCACAGGACGGCGGTTTCAGGTAATTCGCCCTCAAGCCCCCAGACAGCATTTCTCACTAACAAACACACCTCTGGGGCCCACGCGCATATGCAGGACCCCCAGGCATAAGCGCCGCGCACGGGAGCGCGCACGGGGCGCACGCGTGGGCTCACGCACTCCACGTGCCTACGCACGTCACACATTCAGCACAGGAGGCACCCGCACCTGTCAGCACACGTGCCACGAGGCACGTGGGCGTCCGACACTCCCCCACGGCGCCCTCCCCACGCGCGTGCACGGAGCCCCGTGACCAGCACAGGGCTGCACCGACTCACGGCAGCGCCGGACGGAGGCGTCCGCCACACGTGACGATCTCACCAGCTTACACCTGATGGCTGATCGGCATTGGCTTGACGAGAATTTCCgcgttttctctttttttgtatttttctccctCAACGCACAGTTTGATGCAATTTGATAAAACTCTCCTGGACAGAAACAACCAGTTGCAAGACAAGAGCTGGGAGGCGGGGGCACCTGCAGGTGCAGTTGGTGGAGCTGGTGAGGCAGGCAGGGCCGCAGAAGTCGGGGACGGGCGgacagcagggaggggaggaggggccttCACGCCCACAGCCCATCGTGTGCCGGGGGCCCAGCCGGGGCTGGGCAGCGTCTGCTAACCTTCACACTCCATTCCAAATGCACTGCTACTCCTGCGGGCCCTGGAGCGACTCCcctgggagggcctgggggcCGTGCAACAGGGCCCCCGGGGACTCCTGGGCTGCCCTTGCGGGCAGGGGCTCCAACACAGATTCTACCACGGGCCAAAATGTCCCGTCTGGAGGAGGGGGGTATATGTCTCACGTGACAGATAAGAACACAGCCTGGAGAAGTCAGATGGCCGGCCTGACCCGCCGATCGGGAAGGGGAGGGCTCTGGTTTGCACCTTCCCACATGCAAAAGCCCTTGGGCGCTGaggtcagggagagagagagagaacatgggGGCGGGGGGATCCTCACGGGCAAGGCAGGGCACGGGCACAAAGGAGCTGCCCCTCACCTGCAGCTGCCCTTCCTGCTGTCATATGATGCCAAGACTACTTGGAAAGAGGCAGGAATTTTAGGGCTGGTGTTCAGGATGTCAGCCAGCCCTCTGCCAGGCCTGGGTTTGTCCTACATCAATGGCACAGTGCTCTTCAGAAAATCTCCTGGCTGAGTTTGctgggatatttttatttttaaattttatttggctgtgtcgggtcttagctgcagcacgcgggatcttcttTGCAGCACgcagacttctctctagttgaggagcgcgggctcagtagttggagcGCGCGGGCTTCGTTGCCCTGGGGCATgtaggatcttatttccccgaccagggctcgaacccatgtcccctgcattggaaggcggattcttaaccactggaccaccagggaagtccctgggatattttttaaactaataaacCCCTGGGCTGGCACATCCTGGAGGCTGCAAAGAGAGCCCCATCATTCTACACTTTAGCCTGGGAATGCCTCCTTCCTTCAAAGAAATCACCACCCTCTTCTGGCCCTTTAAGACACAGACTAGAGGAGAAGCAGGGTCCTGGGAAGCTTGTGGAAAGCAGTTAAGGACAAAGCTCTTCCCCAGGCGTCCACCCAGACCTGGTGGCAAGTGGCTGTCTCCAGCCCTCATTTCTGGAACTAGGTGGGGAAAGTCCCTCACTCACCTAAGTGCATTTGGACCCAGTTAAAatgatgggggacttccctggtggcacagtggttaagcatccgcctgcccatgcagg
This sequence is a window from Physeter macrocephalus isolate SW-GA chromosome 20, ASM283717v5, whole genome shotgun sequence. Protein-coding genes within it:
- the CAPN9 gene encoding LOW QUALITY PROTEIN: calpain-9 (The sequence of the model RefSeq protein was modified relative to this genomic sequence to represent the inferred CDS: inserted 1 base in 1 codon; substituted 1 base at 1 genomic stop codon); this translates as MPYLYRAPGPQEPPTPKDARITHSSGQSLEELRQACLQKGVLFEDADFPANSSSLFYSERPQTPFVWKRPGVSAARAGRLLVWEWILWGQDAVGKAKGARPKGETLSAGLSHLPPNSPKIQALSSSPFYRRRSWRRTVRARRQFMTEPGTAPELRPLRLPGRPVGTWGGRSASTTFLANTALPGGRGVLHESNQSQESHGTSGGAGEAPRPPGSPGLGGTEREPGPGAGHVVETSLHSGAPFGAALPPEAIALQVPPCLNCPGHTAEISAQPWIAGPSLSNLALQGAISEAPPKAAGAPELQLCRACYLVLLRLPSAASAPGSYGSGTTQRRCASDCWLLAAVVSLTLNEKALATTVPQDQSCGPGYAGIFHFQFRQPSQRLDVVMDDQLPTSKDRVVLLHSADRGELXSTSLEKARAKLNGSYEALKGVSAIEAMEDFTGGVAEAFTTKEAPGNFSEILDKALKRGSLVGCSTDLTXIRNAAESEAQTPFGLIRGHAYTVTGVDQVNVRGQKIELIRIRNPWGQVEWTGSWSDRSVPAPCF